In a single window of the Desulfuromonas sp. TF genome:
- the trpC gene encoding indole-3-glycerol phosphate synthase TrpC encodes MILDKIIDHKRQEVAAAKFRSPEQELRARLTELEDRPRGFVQALHAVEGEGRTPVIAEVKKGSPSKGVIRPDFDPVAIAEIYEANGAACLSVLTDERFFMGRLEYLTEIRRHVKLPLLRKDFVCDPYQLYEARAAGADAVLLIAAMLDLVQLRDFTALARELGLDVLLEVHDEQELETALQVNCELVGINNRDLRTFVTDLSTTERLAKHVPGNRLIVGESGIHCRADVVRLQRGGARAFLVGESLMREANIGAKLRELLGEL; translated from the coding sequence ATGATTCTCGACAAAATTATCGACCATAAACGCCAGGAGGTCGCTGCGGCAAAATTCCGCAGCCCCGAGCAGGAACTGCGTGCCCGCCTGACCGAACTCGAGGACCGACCCCGCGGCTTCGTTCAGGCGCTGCACGCGGTGGAGGGAGAGGGCCGGACCCCGGTAATCGCCGAGGTGAAGAAAGGCTCCCCCTCGAAAGGGGTGATCCGCCCCGACTTCGACCCCGTTGCCATCGCTGAAATCTATGAGGCCAACGGTGCCGCCTGCCTCTCCGTCCTGACGGATGAGCGTTTCTTCATGGGCCGTCTGGAGTATCTGACGGAGATCCGCAGACACGTCAAGCTTCCTCTTCTGCGCAAGGACTTTGTCTGCGATCCCTACCAGCTCTACGAGGCGCGTGCGGCGGGAGCCGATGCCGTTCTCCTCATCGCCGCCATGCTCGACCTGGTGCAATTGAGGGATTTTACAGCTCTGGCCCGGGAGCTTGGTCTCGACGTGCTCCTCGAAGTCCACGACGAACAGGAACTGGAGACGGCGCTGCAAGTCAACTGCGAGCTGGTCGGCATAAACAACCGCGACCTCCGCACTTTCGTCACCGATTTGTCCACGACCGAGCGGCTCGCGAAACACGTCCCCGGCAACCGCCTGATCGTCGGCGAAAGCGGCATCCACTGCCGGGCCGACGTGGTCAGGCTGCAACGGGGCGGCGCCAGGGCCTTTCTCGTCGGCGAGAGCCTGATGCGGGAGGCCAACATCGGAGCGAAACTGCGTGAACTGTTGGGAGAGTTGTAG
- the trpD gene encoding anthranilate phosphoribosyltransferase translates to MIKKAIAKVVERQDLSEAEMIEVMNQIMGGEATPAQIGAFIAALRMKGETVAEIAGAARVMRDRATPIRVGPVLDIDREDINLDRETILDTCGTGGSGTRSFNISTTVAFIVAACGIKVAKHGNRSISSACGSADVLEKLGVNLDVTPEAVGEFIREVGIGFLFAPALHGAMKHAIGPRREIGIRTIFNILGPLTNPAGADRQVLGVYREELVETLASVLIRLGCKRGFVVYGMDGMDEVTLSAPTRVGEIRDGKVSLYTVEPEDFDLTRCTLADLQGGDAGENAVIVRDVLAGKKGPKRDVVLLNTAFALVAADVVDEVQAGIAAAAEAIDSGRAQEKLDGLVRLTNE, encoded by the coding sequence ATGATCAAAAAAGCGATCGCAAAAGTTGTGGAGCGGCAGGACCTTTCCGAAGCCGAGATGATCGAGGTGATGAACCAGATCATGGGAGGAGAGGCGACTCCGGCGCAGATCGGCGCCTTCATTGCCGCGTTGCGCATGAAGGGGGAGACGGTGGCCGAGATTGCCGGCGCCGCCCGCGTGATGCGCGACCGGGCCACCCCGATCAGGGTCGGCCCCGTCCTCGATATCGACCGCGAGGATATCAACCTCGACCGGGAGACCATCCTCGATACCTGCGGCACCGGCGGCAGCGGCACCCGCAGCTTCAACATATCCACCACCGTCGCCTTCATCGTGGCCGCGTGCGGCATCAAGGTGGCCAAGCACGGAAACCGCAGCATCTCCTCGGCCTGCGGCAGCGCCGATGTCCTGGAAAAGCTGGGCGTGAATCTCGATGTGACGCCGGAGGCTGTGGGGGAGTTCATCCGGGAGGTGGGGATCGGTTTCCTCTTCGCCCCGGCCCTGCACGGAGCCATGAAGCACGCCATCGGACCCCGCCGGGAGATCGGCATCCGCACCATCTTCAACATTCTCGGACCGCTGACCAATCCCGCCGGGGCCGACCGGCAGGTCCTGGGAGTATACCGGGAGGAGCTGGTGGAAACTCTCGCTTCGGTGCTGATTCGGCTCGGCTGCAAACGGGGCTTCGTGGTCTACGGCATGGACGGCATGGACGAGGTGACCTTGAGCGCTCCGACCCGCGTCGGAGAGATCAGGGACGGCAAGGTAAGTCTCTACACGGTTGAGCCCGAGGATTTCGATCTGACCCGCTGTACTCTGGCCGACCTGCAGGGGGGCGATGCCGGCGAGAATGCGGTTATTGTCCGGGATGTCCTCGCAGGAAAGAAAGGCCCAAAGCGGGACGTGGTTCTGCTCAACACAGCTTTCGCCCTCGTTGCGGCCGACGTAGTCGATGAGGTGCAGGCGGGAATCGCCGCCGCCGCCGAAGCGATCGACTCGGGTCGGGCGCAGGAGAAGCTGGACGGTCTGGTGCGACTGACGAACGAATAA
- a CDS encoding aminodeoxychorismate/anthranilate synthase component II: MLLMIDNYDSFTYNLVQYFQELGEEVEVFRNDKITVDEIQRKKPRRLVISPGPCSPVEAGISVAAIRELAGKMPILGVCLGHQSIGHAFGGRVVRAASLMHGKTSPIHHDGRGLFKDLSNPFDATRYHSLIVELESLPECLKITAWTKEQEIMGMEHVELPLWGVQFHPESILSVEGKKLLKNFLDVS; encoded by the coding sequence ATGCTTTTGATGATCGATAATTACGACTCCTTCACCTACAACCTGGTCCAGTATTTTCAGGAACTGGGCGAGGAGGTGGAAGTCTTCCGCAACGACAAGATCACCGTTGACGAAATCCAGCGGAAAAAGCCGCGGCGGCTGGTGATTTCCCCAGGACCGTGTTCTCCCGTCGAGGCGGGGATCTCGGTTGCGGCGATCCGGGAACTGGCCGGCAAGATGCCGATTCTGGGTGTCTGCCTCGGGCACCAGTCCATCGGCCACGCCTTCGGGGGACGGGTGGTTCGCGCCGCCTCCCTCATGCACGGTAAGACCAGCCCCATCCATCATGATGGCCGAGGCCTTTTCAAGGACCTCTCCAACCCCTTCGACGCCACGCGGTACCACTCGCTGATCGTCGAGCTGGAATCCCTGCCGGAGTGCCTGAAGATCACCGCCTGGACCAAGGAGCAGGAGATCATGGGCATGGAGCACGTCGAACTTCCCCTCTGGGGAGTGCAGTTTCACCCCGAGTCGATCCTCTCGGTGGAGGGGAAAAAGCTGTTGAAGAATTTTCTCGACGTGTCCTGA
- the trpE gene encoding anthranilate synthase component I — protein sequence MYSPTLEEFLAHAEEGNLIPVYREIMADMETPVSAFRKIDDGRTSFLLESIEGGEKWARYSFLGSGPGKVFRCRGRRFEILENGRLLREGESSDPLDELKSFMAPYRPVQIESLPRFFGGAVGYLGYDMVRFVEDLPDSGKQDIGTFDACFLLTETLLIFDNVRQKIKVLCNVHLPPGEDPASAYRRGLAGIDALIEQLRTPLPVRKQQAALSPAVELTPNFTPDAFKRAVEQCKEYVRAGDVIQVVLSQRFSAPLASDPFDIYRALRTINPSPYMFFLRFGETLVIGSSPEVLVRKEGDQVEVRPIAGTRPRGSDAAEDARLVEDLLADPKECAEHIMLVDLGRNDLGRVCRTGSIEVSELMVIERYSHVMHIVSNVRGQLEPGRDAFDVFRATFPAGTLSGAPKIRAMEIIDELEPCRREIYGGAVGYLSFSGNMDLAIAIRTLVVQGDRIHLQAGAGIVADSVPETEYDETLNKARGVMKAIELAQQGLD from the coding sequence ATGTATTCCCCCACCCTCGAAGAATTCCTCGCTCACGCCGAAGAAGGCAATCTCATACCCGTCTACCGGGAGATCATGGCCGATATGGAAACTCCGGTTTCCGCCTTCAGAAAGATCGACGACGGCCGGACCTCTTTTCTTCTCGAGAGCATTGAAGGTGGTGAGAAATGGGCCCGCTACTCCTTTCTGGGCAGCGGTCCGGGGAAGGTCTTCCGCTGCCGCGGACGGCGCTTCGAAATCCTTGAGAACGGCCGTTTGTTGCGCGAGGGGGAAAGTTCCGATCCCCTGGATGAACTCAAGTCGTTCATGGCTCCCTACCGGCCGGTGCAGATCGAGAGCCTGCCCCGTTTTTTCGGCGGCGCCGTCGGGTATCTCGGCTACGATATGGTCCGTTTCGTCGAAGACCTTCCCGATTCCGGAAAACAGGATATAGGGACCTTCGATGCCTGTTTTCTCCTTACCGAAACGTTGCTGATCTTCGACAACGTGCGGCAGAAGATCAAGGTGCTCTGCAACGTCCACCTGCCGCCCGGAGAAGATCCCGCCTCCGCTTACCGCCGGGGCCTCGCCGGGATCGATGCCCTGATCGAGCAGCTGCGGACTCCGCTGCCCGTCCGCAAGCAGCAAGCCGCGCTCTCCCCTGCGGTGGAATTGACCCCGAATTTCACCCCGGATGCCTTCAAACGGGCCGTGGAGCAGTGCAAGGAATACGTGCGCGCCGGCGATGTGATCCAGGTGGTTCTTTCGCAGAGGTTCTCCGCTCCACTTGCCTCCGACCCCTTCGATATCTACCGGGCCCTGCGTACCATCAACCCCTCCCCCTATATGTTCTTCCTGCGTTTCGGCGAAACCCTGGTCATCGGCTCCTCCCCCGAGGTGCTGGTACGCAAGGAAGGAGACCAGGTGGAGGTGCGCCCCATCGCCGGCACTCGCCCACGAGGTTCCGATGCCGCCGAGGACGCTCGACTGGTGGAGGATCTGCTGGCCGATCCGAAAGAGTGCGCCGAGCATATCATGCTCGTAGACCTGGGACGCAACGACCTGGGGCGGGTCTGCCGCACCGGAAGCATTGAGGTCTCCGAACTGATGGTGATCGAGCGCTACTCCCATGTCATGCACATCGTCTCCAATGTGCGGGGCCAGCTGGAGCCCGGGCGCGACGCCTTCGACGTTTTCCGCGCCACATTCCCTGCGGGGACCCTGTCGGGAGCTCCCAAAATCCGTGCCATGGAGATCATCGACGAGCTGGAACCCTGCCGGCGCGAGATTTATGGCGGAGCGGTCGGCTATCTTTCCTTCTCCGGCAACATGGATCTGGCCATCGCCATCCGCACGCTCGTGGTTCAGGGGGACCGAATCCATCTTCAGGCCGGTGCCGGAATCGTCGCGGACTCCGTCCCTGAGACCGAATATGACGAAACGCTGAACAAGGCCCGGGGTGTGATGAAGGCGATTGAATTGGCGCAGCAAGGGTTGGATTAA
- a CDS encoding Smr/MutS family protein, producing MSVESDEPEIPDTIELPIDGVLDLHTFRPKEVKDLVPDYLEECRKHGILDVRIIHGKGTGVLQRRVHAILGRLSEVRSFRPAGEDAGGWGATLVRLNPSEKDG from the coding sequence TTGAGCGTCGAAAGCGATGAGCCCGAAATTCCCGATACCATCGAACTGCCGATCGACGGGGTCCTTGACTTGCACACCTTCCGCCCGAAGGAGGTGAAGGATCTTGTGCCGGATTATCTGGAAGAATGCCGGAAACACGGGATTCTCGATGTGCGCATCATCCACGGCAAAGGAACGGGGGTGCTCCAGCGCAGGGTGCATGCCATTCTGGGCCGCCTTTCGGAGGTGCGATCCTTTCGACCGGCGGGAGAAGACGCCGGAGGATGGGGGGCCACCCTGGTTCGCCTGAACCCTTCGGAAAAGGACGGTTGA
- a CDS encoding translation initiation factor Sui1: MKDGTRLVYSSDQGRICPGCGKPVAGCACARSKTSESGDGIVRVRRESKGRGGKTVTVVVGVPLAGEALRSLAGELKRRCGTGGTVKEGNIEIQGDHADLLVAELQKRGYVVKRAGG, encoded by the coding sequence ATGAAAGACGGCACGCGACTCGTCTATTCCTCGGATCAAGGCCGGATCTGCCCCGGGTGCGGCAAGCCGGTGGCCGGGTGCGCCTGCGCCCGGTCGAAGACATCGGAGAGCGGGGACGGCATCGTCCGCGTCCGCCGTGAGTCCAAAGGCCGCGGCGGCAAGACGGTGACCGTGGTCGTCGGCGTGCCCCTCGCGGGTGAGGCGCTGAGGTCATTGGCGGGAGAACTGAAACGCCGCTGCGGCACCGGCGGAACGGTCAAGGAGGGCAATATCGAAATCCAGGGGGATCATGCGGATCTTCTTGTGGCCGAGTTGCAGAAGCGAGGTTACGTGGTGAAACGGGCCGGAGGATAA
- the ylqF gene encoding ribosome biogenesis GTPase YlqF, with the protein MAIEWYPGHMSKARRQIAETMPNFDVIVEVLDARLPASSANPLLAELRGVKPCIKVLNKNDLADPAITRAWVKHFEKEAGVRALPLEARKRIEAGRIPKLCRHLAPHRGKPGKPLRVMVIGIPNVGKSTLINTLAGRTIARVGDKPAITTCPQQIDLRNGILLSDTPGLLWPVMSDQNGAYRLAASGAIGDSAMDYADVALFAADLMAQYYPEFVLKRYKLDAMPETATALLEEVGRRRGCLVSGGEIDLHRAAEAFLRELRGGMLGRVSLEAPGRDSEAAGKRENEEEGI; encoded by the coding sequence ATGGCCATAGAATGGTACCCCGGGCACATGAGCAAGGCACGGCGGCAGATTGCCGAGACGATGCCGAATTTCGACGTGATCGTCGAGGTTCTCGACGCCCGCCTCCCCGCCTCCAGCGCCAACCCGCTGTTGGCCGAGCTGCGCGGGGTCAAGCCCTGCATCAAGGTCCTCAACAAGAACGATCTTGCCGACCCCGCAATCACCCGGGCCTGGGTAAAACATTTTGAAAAGGAAGCCGGTGTGCGCGCCCTTCCCCTGGAAGCCCGCAAGCGCATCGAGGCGGGGCGCATTCCAAAACTCTGCCGCCACCTGGCGCCTCACCGCGGCAAGCCCGGCAAACCGCTGCGGGTCATGGTCATCGGCATTCCCAATGTCGGCAAATCGACCCTCATCAATACCCTGGCGGGGAGGACCATCGCCCGGGTCGGCGACAAGCCCGCCATCACCACCTGTCCGCAGCAGATCGATCTGCGCAACGGCATTCTGCTCTCCGATACGCCGGGGCTGCTCTGGCCGGTGATGAGCGACCAGAATGGAGCGTATCGGCTCGCCGCCAGCGGCGCCATCGGCGACAGCGCGATGGACTATGCCGATGTGGCCCTCTTTGCCGCCGACTTAATGGCACAGTACTACCCGGAGTTTGTCCTGAAGCGCTATAAACTCGACGCAATGCCCGAGACCGCCACCGCCCTGCTCGAAGAGGTCGGCCGGCGGCGAGGCTGCCTGGTCAGCGGCGGGGAGATCGACCTGCACCGGGCCGCCGAAGCCTTTCTGCGGGAGCTTCGTGGAGGGATGCTCGGCCGGGTCAGCCTCGAAGCGCCCGGGCGGGATTCGGAAGCCGCCGGGAAGAGGGAGAATGAAGAGGAAGGGATTTAG
- a CDS encoding YkgJ family cysteine cluster protein: MKRKGFSCRNCGHCCLHLVDAYRGCISDGDLERWKSAGRSDIMARIDTLDLGRGNILHLAWIDPETGEDADRCPWLLDLPEGAGHLCGIEDIKPDHCRQFPDNRKHALQTGCPGYSIPAAGSPPPNSDEMQEAPIRKRKNHG; this comes from the coding sequence ATGAAGAGGAAGGGATTTAGCTGCCGGAACTGCGGCCACTGCTGCCTCCATCTCGTGGATGCCTACCGGGGCTGCATCTCCGACGGCGATCTCGAACGATGGAAAAGCGCGGGACGCAGCGATATAATGGCCCGGATCGACACTCTCGATCTCGGCCGGGGCAATATCCTGCATCTCGCCTGGATCGACCCCGAGACGGGTGAGGATGCCGACCGGTGCCCCTGGCTCCTGGACCTGCCGGAAGGAGCCGGCCATCTCTGCGGTATCGAAGACATCAAGCCGGACCATTGCCGCCAATTCCCCGACAATCGCAAGCATGCTCTGCAGACGGGTTGTCCGGGATATTCAATTCCGGCGGCAGGCTCACCTCCGCCGAATAGTGATGAAATGCAAGAGGCCCCCATTCGAAAGAGGAAAAACCATGGGTAA
- a CDS encoding RNA-binding protein, with protein sequence MGKDLYVGNISFKATEEDILKLFSVAGRVKSIHLIKDPKTGQFKGCGFVKMADVEAKKAIATLDGTLLVDRVIEVSEARPQKPAEQRSAGVSEKRGQGRGPAGRRK encoded by the coding sequence ATGGGTAAAGACCTGTATGTAGGGAACATCTCGTTCAAGGCCACGGAAGAGGATATCCTGAAGCTGTTTTCGGTGGCCGGCCGGGTGAAATCGATCCACCTGATAAAAGACCCGAAAACGGGTCAGTTCAAGGGATGCGGATTCGTTAAGATGGCCGATGTCGAAGCCAAAAAGGCGATCGCCACCCTCGATGGCACCCTCCTGGTCGACCGCGTCATTGAGGTGAGCGAGGCCCGGCCGCAAAAGCCTGCCGAGCAGAGGAGCGCCGGCGTCAGTGAAAAACGAGGACAGGGGCGAGGCCCCGCTGGGAGACGGAAATAG
- a CDS encoding peptidylprolyl isomerase: protein MSVSNPFIQMETSLGEIILELDVEKAPVSVENFISYARSGHYDGTIFHRVIKGFMIQGGGLTQDMQEKTTRPPIVNEARNKLKNRTGTVAMARTGEVDSATDQFFINTENNKFLDNTGTSPADFGYAVFGKVVDGMDVVYMIEQRPTNSVAGHDDVPVEPVVITKVTVID from the coding sequence ATGAGCGTATCGAATCCCTTCATTCAGATGGAAACGTCCCTCGGCGAGATCATCCTCGAGCTCGATGTTGAAAAGGCCCCTGTCTCAGTCGAGAATTTTATCTCCTATGCCCGCTCCGGTCACTACGACGGCACCATCTTTCATCGGGTGATCAAGGGATTCATGATCCAGGGCGGCGGCCTCACTCAGGACATGCAGGAGAAAACGACCCGGCCACCGATCGTCAATGAGGCCCGCAACAAGCTGAAGAACAGAACGGGGACCGTCGCCATGGCCCGCACCGGCGAGGTCGACAGCGCCACGGATCAGTTTTTCATCAATACGGAGAACAACAAGTTTCTGGACAACACCGGCACGAGTCCGGCGGATTTCGGCTATGCGGTATTCGGCAAGGTCGTGGACGGGATGGACGTGGTCTACATGATCGAGCAGCGCCCCACCAATTCCGTGGCCGGGCATGACGACGTGCCGGTGGAGCCGGTGGTCATTACGAAAGTGACGGTGATCGACTGA